ATGTGTTTGCTCATTGATCGAGCATTGAATCAGTACATACTGGCTGAAGTTACCTACAGCATGTAGAATATTGGCTATCAGTATAAAATGGTTTGGAAAATACAGTTATCCTTTAGGTTGCAATGTAACAcagttttaatggaaaatgtttctgcttgTAACCAAAATAATTAGTCCTTGAAAGAGTGTCTGACAGaggtgtctgtctgtctccttTTGCAAGCAAGTCACCACACATAGGTCAACACCTTTTGTACTAGAAATTTGCTCTCAGCAGGCTATAACACTTAAGTCTTGAAGGTCAAACACTGACCCTACCTAGGGCTCCCGCCAAAAAGTGGCCAGAACTGAAAGCTTTTGGCAGCCCTCACCTTCCTCTGGCAGCCCCATTCGCAGCCCCACTCACACTGGCGCTCTGTGCTTTCTCCCTCTCCAAACTCAAACCTTAACCCTAGACAATCACTGCTTTCAAATTAGGATATGTCTATTATATAGGAAACAAGGCAAACTGTATATTATACTTTGGTCTGCCAGTTAAATATACAACATAGAGCTTGCACACTTGTTCAGCAACTTCCAAAAGCACTCACTTGCTCAGTTTGATCCCCACCGATCATTACTCGGCGGTCCAAATACAATATCAAGGAGAGGGACTGCGTACTAACCTGGTACCCCTGGAAGAAACTGAGTATCTCCTTCATTCCTGTGTTATATGGCAAGCCCTGCATACGGACTAATGCTCCAGGCTGGGGCAGAATCGGAGTGTGggtggcagtggcagcagcagctacagctCCCGGAGGAGCTGCAATATAACCCACCGTGGTAGGCGATACTGGAGgactgaaagagaaagaggcGCAAAATTGTTATGAAAACCAATAACTGGTTTTAGTACTCGGAATAGGCAAAGATGATactaaaaatttaaatttgtgAATAAGCccaaaaaccacagaaaaccaAGCTGCTTTGTGGactttcttcatttctcttcagcatctgataatttatttttagagaagtgagggaaaggaaaatagcTAACAATTGTAGTTGAAGACATAAAGAGTAGCATTTGTTATTTCACAGGGGAGAAAAATAGTAGCTGCAGATTGCTAGTTCTAAGATTGTTAATAAAACCATAAAGAAAAGCCAGGGGCTATGTGGATCATAGtatgaaaagcaggaaagggCCCAAATCTGGTACTTCTGAGCCACAAAACGGTGAGTAAAGTAGCATCTCAGGTCAGGGCCTGTCTAGCAATTTACCAGATAGTCAGGCTAGTAAGTGTCACAAGCCTAGGAACTATGAATGAACAAGCTATTTCCCCACAGACCCAGGTACCAGACTTCAGTGAGCCACGTTGATACCATctgtgagaaaggaaaaggtgtaAGCAAAGCAGAAGATCTCCACATGTAAAGTGTTCTGTGTTCTCACTTATAATAGAAGTCAAACCTAGTACACACCTATGATGAGTCTTTCAGTATGGCAACAGTGTCGTTAGTACAAGAACAAACTAAGGGATGAGGGTAGAGGCATGTATTGACACAGCTTCTCATCTGGCCAAGAAATAGAACTGCCTTGATGACATTGCCCCAGTGCTGAAAACACTGTTAAATATTAGACCAACATTATAATGACATTCAAACAGAACCTACACAAAAGCCGAACTTCATTACAAGGCCACAGAGATTCAGTTAAAGTGGCTACTGCCTCTGCTGATGAACATCAAGTTCCCAGGATTATCTACACCAGAAGTACAAATTTAAGAGCTGTTCACAGGTGATGACACAGTTGCCTGTTCCACCAAGATGAAATGTCAAGAGAAGCAGCTAAGTCTAGGGGTTACCTGGGATAGTAAGCTGTGTAATTCATATAAAGCTGAGCAGCCTGAGCTGGGTAGTAGGTAACAGCTGGAGGAGCAGTTGTGGAGGCCTGGGGAGTCCTGGTGGTTGGCAAGAGGGCTTGTGGCTGGTAAAGCGCTGCCTCTGCTGGGATCACAGCTGCTGTCTGGAAAGCAGCATAAGCTGGTGGCGAAAGACCTAAGAACAAACCAGGACACAGCAACAAAACCCAATCAGAATGGTGATCTCTGCTACAGGAAAGGAATTATTCATCCTGATGTGATTAATACCACCTGGGCATGATTAATGAACACTTGTGCAAAGACTGCTCTCTAGCCTCTGCCCTGGAGACCCCTGCTACATCACCATGAATGACAACCAAGGCATTTGAAATGAGCAATTCCTGAGAGTTCGCAACTAGAGCTGAGCAGCCTTGTCCATATGTAAATGGAAAGTAGGGAACTTCAGAGTTACTCAAAGAAAGCATAAAGCCATGTGCATAGAGAAAGCAGGCGTGCACACCAACACACCCTCTGTTCTTTCTAACAGAAGTTGTACTCTGTGGGACAAAATTACCATAATATTAGCTACACATGGGCATCCACAACTGCTGACCATGAGTCTTCATGTATAAGCCTCCTGcaccttcaaaacatttttaggatctagcaaatggaaaaaagaatacCCCACACTAGATCACTAGTCTGATGCATTTTGATGAACAAATACCTGATTTGTATAGGAACATTAAGCTTGGCTTGGTGTGCAAATTGTTTTTATATACTATATTTGGCAGCTTTTTACTATTTTGCAAATACACATCAGTATCTGCTTTGTGATTTGGTAATGAGACTAACTAGAATGGTATAGTAAAGTTCCATTATAGTTCCACAATAAGGTTCACTGtaatcttaaataaataaaaaaataaaaatccatccAACTTCACCACTCTATGGTCTGTTACCATATCATCCCAGTGGgtgttttccttcaaaaataagCCCATAGAGTACCTTCTCAATGCTCTAAGGCAAGATAGCAAGAGCACTCATTGGCAGCTAGAATACAGAATTTCTCccccttttaaaaatccctCTAATTCCAAGTAGGGTTCACTACAGCAAGTCTACCACAGAGCTCAGAAGAACAGTACACCCATAAAAAGCAAAGTGTGCAACAATTTCACTGGCAAGGCCTTGCTGCCCTCTACTCACCACcgaaaatacaataaaaatgccTCTGATCAGTCCCATTATTGCCCAAAGGGAACAATTCCAATCTCAGCATGTATAGATGGATGATTATTGATCATGGCAAAACCCAAGTCAAAAAGTGAAAGGCCACAAAGCTTCAGCACCTACCACATATCAGCCTTtagcagcagagagcagaagaATTGGAGACTTACATGGTAACTTACATGGCGGTGGGGATAAGCCACTACGATTTAAAGTGCCACCCATTAAAACAAAGTTCATCTCCTCTCCTGAACACTGGAATACTTCCACATAACGGTCCTTCATCATTTTTTTGTGACATTTTTGAGCCACCATAAAGGCTTTGTCAGCAGATTTCATTTGGATAAAAGCATCACCTGATGGTCGTCCCtaggggagggggtgggggtggaataATCGTAAGTCAATCTGCTATTAAAAAACATGCAGAGcacaagaaatgcagaaagtacTAAGATCAGATGTCTACTGAAAGTCTGTATTGTTCTTCCATCATGTGGCACCAATGACTAATAACTCAACAATTATTTTTTGGAGCAGAAAGGCAAGACTCATGTAACCAGCACCCAGTTAACATAACTCTACTTCTGACTTCTGCAGAATGAAATAGAGAATAATTTAGTATGGAAACAAACTTTGGAGGCCTCTACTCCAAACATTGTTCAAAGCAAGGCTAACTTTCATGTTACATCTGGCCACTCATGGCCTTCTCCACTTGAAATCTGAGCATCTCCAGAGGTGGAGATTCCGCAGCATCTCCTGTTCAGTTGCCTAACTAATTTctcattgtgattttttttccccttttcaccCAATTGGAATTTTCCTTGATGCAGTTTATTAACAGTCTCTTATTCTTTTGCCATGAAGCTCTGGGAAGACTCTGGCTTTGCCTTCTCTGTAGCTATTTTTTTAGGTAATAGGACAACAGTATAAAGCTCCAGACATGCTTTAGTAAAGTCCATAGTTACATTAGAAATTGATTTCCACATTTGATTTTCTGCAACCTGACAGACTTGGCTGtatgtataaaatattaaaaactttcttaacaaaaaagcaaaacaaaaatagtagATCTCtctcatattttctttaataccTCAATATTTCTGTGGCTAATAGAGGTTATTTTTAACACgacaaggaaaaaatatcccTATGATTATGTCATTAAAATATATCCAAAACACAATTTTTAATTACCAACTTCCTTTAAAGCCTGAGAAGTGTCTAATAAGTTAGAAGTTAGGAAAACCTAATACTTCTACAAATACCACTCAAACTCATTGAGCAGGAACCCCAAAGCTGACAGAGCAGCTATGCCATCTAACATGAGACATTTCTGTCTTGTGTATTTCCAGCACTTGACTGAAACACAAAGTCCTATTTAAGACAGCCTCCAGGATAAAGCTATCATTAAAAGAACGAGCTTTATCCTCCCCAATCTTGTGCATACATatatagaaagaaaagcacatgtGTATGTAAAAGGGGAAGACAAATGAGGAAAAGACAAACAGAACATGGTTTTCTCAAGGTTATAGAAGACTTAAAGCACAGCCAAGAACAGGTAAGCTACCCTGACTTCTAACTCTGTTCAATAACTGGAAAGTTAGCCCTCCCATGCAAAACACTGTTACCTGTTGATTAAGGACCATGTGAACTCCATGGGGCTTGATATCAGCTGTGGCATCTCCCATAAATTCCAAGATGTCATCAATGCCAGCAGTGTAAGGTAGGCCTCTGAGCCGGACACAGTCACGTATGCTACCCGTGGCAATGGTATATGGTGGGGGTATGACAGGAATTATGGGAGTTGGGAGAGTGGGAATAAGAGGTGTTGACATATATCGATTAAGTACCTGTTGGCAAAAAAGCACATTGATAGAGATTTACACACCATCTGGCTGAGCACAAATCAGTTCTCATAATACTATTTCACACATTTAAACAAATCCACTTCCaacatcagagaaaaaaaaccttcttaaaTCAAATTATTGTGGATAGTTTCCTGTTGGGCATTTGAAAGTTTCAAACtcagaaggggagaggggaagtctaacaaatttaatttgctaGACTCTAATAACAGACCTCTCTAATCTCATTATAAAAAAGCTAAAGGCAGATTACGGTTCATGTTGGAATATCCCAAGAAGGAACATCTGAAAGCCACATTTGTGCTAATAAACCAGTATTGTCACATACAGTTCTTACTTAAATTAGTGTAAATGAaaaacagtcattttaaaagaactgaaacCTGAAATAACTAATAAGTAAAAACACTAGCTCTAATTCATTCATAAAACCTGATTGGTTAAGTGAGGGTGCTTGGTTTTTTAACCTGAGTGCTCATCTCCAAGTACAGGTTTTCAAGgagtaaggagaaaaaaagaaaaaaaaaaaaagtataagaaTTATAGGTAACCTTGAtctcaacattttattttctcttgacTCATTCCCAAATGACAAAGGGAACTTAACTTGCTGTTGGGGCATACTGCTGAAAAACATATTTAGTGATGATTatcagaaataaacaaacatattGTACCAAAAGAGGTACCAAAAAAGGCAGTTACAAAGCTTTAGTTTTCTCAATAATCATTCAGCCTAGGGAGTTTGTCGCAACAGAAGCCTTTTTTCAAGAATCTACTTGTAGCACATTTCAGGCCAGAAATCTTCTCCCTCAGTTGTGTATAGAATATTGCAATTACTTTGTATTAACACTAAGTAGATGAGAGCTGGCTTTACCTCTTGTAATTACTCAAACAAGCAGCTTGTaattccctaaaaaaaaaaaaaaaaaatcatcccttgctcaagcagcaaaaaaattagGGTGTCACCCTAGACAGCTGTCAGAGGAAGAAGTAATGACATATTGGTAGAATACAAGTTTTATCCAGGTCTCCCTAACAAAAGTGAGAGCAAAAACTTGGTCACTGTGACAGAGTGTTTTTGTTCCTTAGAGGATTCAGCCTTGTTCTCTCGTgacagaggggagaaaaaaaaaaaaaaaaaaaaaggaaaaaaaatctcaccatGCCATTTCACTTAGTCTTTTACAATACACATATCAGATTCTTGGCTGGTCTAATCTCTGTATCACAGTACTAAGGGTAAACTGCAGGTCTATAAGCATGGCTATTCTTTCCCTTGCCCCAGCCCTTCTATTGAAAAGGCTTCTCATGTCACATAGGTTGAAACAGTTAAGTTTTTACAGCCAGTGGTTATGCAAAAACCAGATCAAATCTCATGATGGTTACCTTTGGCATTATCAGTCTAGAAATATTCTGTGTCAGgcagaaaaatgtgattttttcaCAGGCTCGAGTTGCTGgccaaaataaaatcattttacCAGTTCAAGAAGATGATTATAGGAAATGGTGAAGCatagggaaaaaagtgaaatatattATCTTAGGACAACAAATATTTCACTTCCTTTTACCAAAAATCAGATACATCCCGGTAATTCTTAAGTTTCCAACAAAGCAGTTGTAGGAAAAGCTAATTTAATGTATCCAGATTTGGATTTAATGTTAGAAATTCTGTACACAGACACCAGAATTTAAAGACAGTACTGTAGATTTCAAGAAGCATTACTACAATACTATCAATCTAGTAtaattttagaattatttttgtgatttcAGTCAATCCTTAAGAAGTAGGAGAAAATTATCCAATGATTTTTACTTTACAATCTGAGggatgttaaaaaagaaaaacaaacagtggCAATAAAAAACCGAAAAAACCAATACTGCACAATTTTCCATGCCAATCAGTAAGTACATATTGCTCTTTCTAGAGCTTGACATCTTTAATATAATAGACTTTCATGGTTGTCTACAATGTATTTGTGTGCAAGTgttagaagaaatgttttaactgTTAAGTTTTGAGTCTCACAGCCAATAGTTACAACCTGTTGGacttctgctgctgtgctcctgAAGAGTTCAATGTAACGTTTTCCAAgtatttctttgtgctttttaagTGCATTCTGTGCATATTCTTCACAGGAAAATAACACAAATGCATCTCCTGTGGGCCTGCCATCTGGGTACTTGACAAAGAGAAGTCCCTCTTTCCCTCCTGTGACTGGGCACTCCGGCCCCAGGAACCCCAAGACATCCTCCTGAGTAGCAGTGAATGGAAGGCCTCTCATCCGGATGATAACTTGATTCTCCTTAGATAAGAACTGGGCCACTTCATTGGAGGTGCCTGGTAGAAAGACGACAGCATATGGTCAGCCAACAATGTATGATCATGCTGGTCAGTCAATTTGACACGACACAGGAGCGGCAAAGCATTAAGGAGCCACATAGGAGGTAAGTAGCTAGCAACAAACCCACAGAAGACCTGAGACACTACTAACTCCCAGTAATctattttgaagtgaaaatCCCTTACCCTGAAAATGTgtcatattttaatgaaattggAACAAAGATAAGATTAGTGTGAAGTTATACAACATATATAGATCCCTCTACTTCAAAGGTTCATCTTCCTCCCAAACAGCAAGACCTGTCTGTGAACATCACAGCCCCAATGCTCACAGCTCAAATTCAACCACATGAAACCAGAACTTGACAGGGTCAAGTATTCTTGGAagacaaaacaggaaaagctaCTTCATTATGTATTTGTGTCCTcagtcaggaaaagaaaaaaaaaaaaaaaaaaaaaatcagaactaaaACAAGACTCCTATGAACTTAAGTAATCACACTGAACTCCAGCATCACTTACCTCCTGCAATTTTTAAGAATTCTTCCCCAGTTGCTTTGTaaaccttaaaaagaaaaaaaaaaaaaaaaaatcacacatgaAAATTACAGCATTCAACTCAAACACACTCACTCTTCCACATGTGAGAGAATTGTATTTTGGTActttgagaaaaacagaagtgtgGTTTGTTCTCATTTAAAACTGTGGTCTAAAATATTCAGGTTGCTCTCTGAAGATTTGTTTCAAGTCACTCTTTTTTACCTCAATGTATCTGCTACCCATGTGATGCTTATGTCTTTCCAGTGCAAGATCTCTCTGCTCCGAATTGACAAACCGAACTAATGCCtccccatttcttcttccttgagCATTCAGACAAAGAGCCACACCACCTCTGGAAGGTAAAgccaacaaaaataaacttaGTTTAAATCTTTAATACATTTAATATATAATTGTGTAAGAATAGTAGAGAAATTAGACTAACATGGAGTTTACagattgaaaaagaaattgctaCTATCCAcaacttaatttcatttttaatgtaacaCAATTGTACTGCAGAATCCACTTCGGTGAGATCTTGGATCTCATGCTGTTCACCACTTTCTCAACTTCCACGCAGATGTAAATTTGCAAGCCCTTCCTATCATCTCAGTGTTGAGAATCTGGAATACATATTAACTGACAGGTAtgctaaatatatatatatacagagGTGTACACATATCAGCCATATGAAAATTTCTTCCAAACAGCACTTGAAGGTTTCTGAATCTGGCCTCTTTTGGAGGTATAGCAGAATACTGAAGAGTCGACACAAAATTAAAGCATCTATTATATCTTGCAGTAGGAGTTTCTCTCTTTAGGTACTAGCAATAAATGAACGTATGTTGGTTTTCAATTGataaatctcttttcttcttcacacaCTTCAAAACTTTCTTGCACACCTAAGGCTGGTAAACCTGTTCAGGCATCATGacctgggtggggaggggccTGGGTGGGGAAAGACAGTAGAAGTGAGGACTCTagtggggggtggaggggatgtatgttaaacaaatattaacagaaCTTGCTGTTAAAGTCAAAAGtgataaagcaaaacaaattcttATTATCTTACTTGGCAATGTTAAGTCCTTTGAAAAATCGAGCAATATCTTGGTCTGATGACTGCCATGGCAAACCTCTGGCACGTATTACTGTCTCACTGTCCACTGTTTCAGATTTACTActgcacagaaagaaagagaagccaAAGTAAGATTTAATCTAGGTTTTCCATTATCTTACCAAATTTCACTTTGCAACTAATGTAACTTGTAAATCAGGAGTATATTTGCTGTTGACACTCTTCCAATTCCGTTACTCCTTTcaataaagaaaggaaagataaCTGGGATAATCCTTTTGTGTGTACAACGCCTAAGATGCACTATGTTGTCACCACATTGCagttccttaaaaagaaaaagtaggaaAACTGTCTCAAAGTCAAGTAATAAGGAACtggattaattttatttgaaagatcTAACAATCCAACATGGATGATTACAAGACAGTCCTAAATATGAATACATATTACTTATGCTTAAGATGTTTCTTTCTCCAGTTACTGCAATGCCTTTGAACACAAAGAAccattctgtttcttctctccctAAACCCAATATGCAATACAGCATATTAGACCACTCTTCAGAAGCACCACGTAGGTCAGTTGCATATAGGGCGCACTAGCCATTACCCCTGTTGACTTAGGGAAAGTtcacaaatatttcttcaccACTGGGTAAGATAAGTCAGCCTCACTGCCATGCAAAACAGAAGCTAGAGAACAAAGAGCATTTAACTTGCAGTGACTTTAAAGTGACGGACTAAAGTACAGCATTCAACATACCAGCTATAGTCTGTCTACACTAGACTACTGAATATACTATTCCTGTTCTCAGGAACCAACCTACTTTCCCAGTGACCATGGCGAAATATTCACAAGCTTTCCTTCCTGTAGGCAAGGCATCTTTAGTTGTAAACAACCGTGACAAGGGCACTTACCAAGGACCTGTTTCGTACTTGTATTTCACAGTTTCAGGCTCAGTAAATACATGATCTGCAACAAAACAGGAAGTTTAAATATAACCAGGGTCAGTGATTACTTAAGAATGACAGTACCACTGCCAATTcttacaggaaagaaagatttcagcatTCTGTATAAATAGTTCACTTACCACTACTTTCAGAAAGCATGCTGAAAATGATAGCCACCATGGTTTTCACTTGCCACACACCAAAGTCCTCTTCTGTTTCATCTGTCCCCAAGCCTAGATCTAAACAGGTGattacagaaaataacagaCTTGCACAACTATTTGTAAACATGTCATAAGGCTTTCCTGATATTAACACAGAAACGGTAATCAAATTTACTGGTCTTAGTGGGAACACATGACCATTAGACAACTGCTCATAAACTGGTTAATATTCACTTTAACGGTCAACAGTCTGAAGACTATTGATAGCTTACATCATTTCAGTgttaacagttaaaaaaaaaaaaagcaactgaataAGTTCCTATCACTTCAAACATAACTGAACTTTAACCGCATTCAGCTGAGCCACAACAATCCTCCTAAAATTTAAATGTAGGGTTttaggttggtttgtttgtttttaaactcagTTCAGTCAGGATCATACAACAGAACTATTACTATCTGCAAACAGTAGCAGCTTGCAGGCCAGCTGGTGCTGAAAAGACCCACTGATAGCTAAGCCTTTGCGTTAAGATCAAGTATCAATGCAGgtgatgtttttctttagtGGATTTACTATATATGGTTTAGAACTCAGCGTTAGACtcaaattgaagaaaaaaaattacaagcagAGCCATTCCACTCAACACACACTTAAGCAAACATTCCTTCCATTTTATCTgtgagtttttaaaatacacatctTAGTTTAGAAGAATAAAACCTGTAATGATCACAGAGATAAAACCTAAGGAAGCATAATTGATTCTGGTGTAAGAGCTGCAGCAAAAGGATACATTCTGCCATGGTCTTGATAGTCTGATCTTTTACGGCGGCTGAACTAGGGTAGCAAGTATGAAATTCTTTGCGCAGATCATAAAAGGAATAGAAGCAGTCTGACAGCAGGAAGTTCTACAAGGAAGGCAAAAAGTTTGTTTTGTACACACCATTGCTTTAAATTCCGATTAGTATTTTTGGACTGAATGAGGCAGTCTCAAAAATCACATAGTTGCATGTCATCAGCTTGTCTATGATAGACCAGTTTAGTTCTTTTGTAACACAGTTCAAATTCCATAGCCTTACAGAATTAGATCTCTAGATGAGCAAACCCAAATAGCTTCTGAGAGGCAGACCTGTGCAAAACAGCTAGAGAAGatggatggggaagaaaaaaaattaaaatctaggTTTTGCTGTTTTACAAATACTCCCATTCTCCCATTTAgaatactgtattttctcttttctggctACACTGAAAAGCAATATTGTACCAAAACATGATAACagagtttaaataaatattgttaCAGTGTACATtattaaacaaacatttaagCAGCCCTTCACTCAGACATTAGCTTATTTTTTCaaggaataaaacaaataattctGGTCTAATTCACTACTTTCTCTCTTGCACTCTCTAGCTGTTTTACTATATAAAAGTTTGACTTCGGTCTAGCCAAACAGCAACCACCTTTGTACCTTTGTAAATAAAGAGTTAAGTAAAGTCACAAGGTAATGCTTCTTAGAATAGTAGGAATAGCAAGAGCTAAGGTCTGAGGCTTACTGACATTTAACATGCAGGAAGAAATAAACTTTCTCAACTAAAAAAGtattgaaggagaaaaaaaagataaaaaaagataaagaaatacagtattacAAGACTCAATACTTGATCAGATCCATTCCTTGATCTGGTATGGACAATTATTTCTTCCACAACATTACagtatttgttttggtttagcCCATTTTTTTCAGGAGGGAAGAACAAAGAATTacccacaaaaaaagaaaaaaaaaaagtaaaaaaaaaagtactatcATGTTTGAATGTTAAATAATATTCCTGCTTTCTTACTTGCTTCATCCCTACATAAACATGCGCTTTTCATAAAAAGTCACAGTGTTATGTCTTAATATAACACAAATGCCAAATGAATATTTGTAGAAACTCAGCGTGAGCCAATACCCttatatagagaaaaaaaaaaatacatcagtcAACTCCTTACATGTCAGCAGTTCCCATTCCTGCAGGGTTCCTGCAGACCCTGCCAAGCAGGCTAACTCAAGAGCCACCACTCTGCACAAAGGCAAGATTCTTCACCCTGTGCAAGACAGCCTGCTCTAAGCCCTTGCAGGAACTTGGAGTGGGAACTGCTGCTTCATGTGGGAGTAGCAAATAAGCTGTAGCACTACTTCCCACTGAATAAATGCAGACGGGGAACCGCTGTCATTCTCCAGGGCAAGTCACTGCTTGTGTGTTTACCCTCTACAGGACATTGACACACAGCTCCTAACAATTTCAGATCTTGGCAGAAACCCGTGGCTCCACACAGAACCTGTGGTTTAACTCAAGCTTAAACAAAGCAATAGTTCTTAGACCCGCACCTTTGCTTCCATTTCTTGAGACACAGAATTCAAAGTACTTGTATTGTTCCTGTCTCTGTCCTGTCTTCCCtaattttcctcttcattaTGCTCATCTAGGAGTCCTCCAATACTGTAGCTGACTTCCAAAAGCAAGTGCCAAAAACTACTTCTCTGCTACTCAGTGTTGAGACAGGGAGGGGATCACCTTAAATATTCTTGGAACACTATAGTTCCCAAGGTTGAATTGTGTTGCTCATCTCAAACTCACATAAGCTATTTTCTTTGATGTCCTTAAAACACAGTACTGCCCTTCTGCATCAGTTCTGATCTCATACCTTCTTAGATGTTTCTGGGTGGAGGACTTGTCGAATAAGTAACTGGCCATCACTGCAGAGTGTGTAAGAGCTCCTTCCAAGTACTTTCAAATCACTGGATACCAGCTGactaaactgaaaaatgaaatgataAATTTCATTATACTGACCAATAGAGATAATTCCATAAAGCAAGCACCTACCATTAttacaacacttttttttctttttttttttttttagaagataaAATAATTCAGCACTTTGTAATAGCTTTTGAAAAAACTTGATGGAGAACAGACATGGGCTCCTGATAATGGTAAGCAAACAATGCGCATTTGTGGAATAGAAAATAAGAACACCAGCAGTATGGTAAAAAGAACAATTAGGACAATATGGCAGAATTATGAGTTCATATGAAACATCATGGTATTATAAGGGTAAAGTTTAAAATCTGAACTAACTATAATAAAAGCtatgaaatatttgaaagaaaac
This genomic window from Haliaeetus albicilla chromosome 10, bHalAlb1.1, whole genome shotgun sequence contains:
- the ESRP2 gene encoding epithelial splicing regulatory protein 2 isoform X4; its protein translation is MTASHSDSLVVLFGATAGAYGAKLGSDERELILLVWQVVDLPSKKVGTLHKSLVKADNLDLSDQCREVSGLTPEGLGKAEPLDRVLQQFSQLVSSDLKVLGRSSYTLCSDGQLLIRQVLHPETSKKNFLLSDCFYSFYDLRKEFHTCYPSSAAVKDQTIKTMAEYLGLGTDETEEDFGVWQVKTMVAIIFSMLSESSDHVFTEPETVKYKYETGPCSKSETVDSETVIRARGLPWQSSDQDIARFFKGLNIAKGGVALCLNAQGRRNGEALVRFVNSEQRDLALERHKHHMGSRYIEVYKATGEEFLKIAGGTSNEVAQFLSKENQVIIRMRGLPFTATQEDVLGFLGPECPVTGGKEGLLFVKYPDGRPTGDAFVLFSCEEYAQNALKKHKEILGKRYIELFRSTAAEVQQVLNRYMSTPLIPTLPTPIIPVIPPPYTIATGSIRDCVRLRGLPYTAGIDDILEFMGDATADIKPHGVHMVLNQQGRPSGDAFIQMKSADKAFMVAQKCHKKMMKDRYVEVFQCSGEEMNFVLMGGTLNRSGLSPPPCLSPPAYAAFQTAAVIPAEAALYQPQALLPTTRTPQASTTAPPAVTYYPAQAAQLYMNYTAYYPSPPVSPTTVGYIAAPPGAVAAAATATHTPILPQPGALVRMQGLPYNTGMKEILSFFQGYQYAPDDYNGLIQLSDQARSMLQAPKEWVCL